The Methanofollis sp. UBA420 genome contains a region encoding:
- the rpsJ gene encoding 30S ribosomal protein S10, whose amino-acid sequence MQKARIRLSGTDYDKVEMVCDRIREIAERTGVNLAGPIPLPTKKLVVPIRKSPDGEGTATWDRWQMRVHKRLIDIDADERALRQLMRIQVPKDIGIEIVLES is encoded by the coding sequence ATGCAAAAAGCCAGAATACGCCTTTCAGGGACGGACTACGATAAGGTTGAGATGGTCTGCGACAGGATCAGGGAAATCGCTGAGAGGACAGGCGTGAATCTGGCAGGGCCGATCCCTCTGCCCACCAAGAAGCTTGTCGTCCCGATCCGGAAGAGCCCTGATGGCGAGGGAACAGCGACCTGGGATCGCTGGCAGATGCGCGTGCACAAGCGGCTCATCGACATCGACGCCGACGAGCGTGCTCTCAGGCAGCTGATGCGTATCCAGGTGCCGAAGGATATCGGCATCGAAATCGTGCTGGAGAGTTGA
- a CDS encoding flippase activity-associated protein Agl23, with protein MSGTSAAGFAIRIQKSLSFERLFFFIFVLAAVLRFAFLDLKLFHHDEAIHAWFSYKLLTEGTYIYDPSYHGPLLYYVTAGMFALFGDSDLVGRLVPAFLGTMVVALVYPLYRLGYLDRMQALVAALFLAISPNMVYFSRFLRNDIFILFLTFVLLLALILYFERGQVRYAVLAGLAAGLGISSKENMPIVLGIFAAYILYLLWTQKVKLPKRWIRDFVLGVLVMGGVIAVLYSSFGANPERVLTWVPDAIGHWWAMHEQERLGGPFFFYIIFFLLYELPIFALAIVGTAQFIQKGRKKAETAVQSLHEVVETSLAQVNGHVPVPVAADPPFDKKEEFFRFCIVWMVLSLVAYAYIGEKVPWLIVHQLLPLIFVATYAMTKKKAVIAVVSSIFLVLALWHVAYVPADVNEPIVQVQNSEDMREVMALIDASNATAIASDRYWPLPWYYRGERAEKLSYYGRKIEESNFRDGKFDVVIASDQDSYDSLPGFEKKTYNLNYWFSWYDNKDRLLQYYFLRDGKMGNMKLDVFTRNVTSA; from the coding sequence GTGAGCGGCACTTCAGCCGCCGGATTTGCCATTCGAATCCAGAAATCTCTCTCTTTTGAGAGACTATTTTTTTTTATCTTCGTGCTTGCGGCGGTCCTGCGGTTCGCATTCCTGGATCTCAAACTCTTTCACCACGACGAGGCCATCCACGCGTGGTTTTCGTACAAACTCCTGACCGAGGGCACCTATATCTATGACCCCTCGTATCACGGCCCTCTCCTCTACTATGTGACGGCCGGCATGTTCGCCCTCTTCGGCGACTCCGACCTTGTCGGCAGGCTTGTCCCGGCATTTCTCGGCACCATGGTCGTGGCCCTGGTGTACCCCCTGTACCGCCTGGGATATCTCGACCGGATGCAGGCGCTGGTCGCGGCTCTGTTCCTCGCGATCTCGCCGAACATGGTGTACTTCTCACGGTTTCTCCGAAACGACATCTTCATTCTCTTCCTGACCTTCGTCCTTCTCCTCGCCCTGATCCTCTACTTCGAACGGGGGCAGGTGCGGTACGCCGTCCTTGCAGGGCTTGCGGCGGGCCTCGGCATATCGTCCAAGGAGAACATGCCGATCGTGCTCGGCATCTTTGCGGCGTACATCCTGTACCTCCTCTGGACACAGAAGGTGAAGCTCCCGAAGCGGTGGATACGCGACTTCGTCCTCGGCGTCCTGGTGATGGGCGGGGTGATCGCCGTCCTCTACTCGTCCTTCGGCGCCAACCCGGAGCGGGTGCTCACCTGGGTGCCCGACGCCATCGGTCACTGGTGGGCGATGCACGAACAGGAAAGGCTCGGCGGCCCGTTCTTCTTCTACATCATCTTCTTCCTGCTGTACGAGCTGCCGATCTTCGCCCTTGCCATTGTGGGCACGGCCCAGTTCATCCAGAAGGGGCGAAAGAAGGCGGAGACGGCGGTCCAGAGCCTGCACGAGGTCGTCGAGACGTCCCTTGCGCAGGTCAACGGCCACGTGCCCGTGCCCGTAGCCGCCGATCCCCCCTTCGACAAGAAGGAAGAGTTCTTCAGGTTCTGTATCGTCTGGATGGTCCTCTCGCTTGTGGCCTATGCCTATATCGGCGAGAAAGTGCCCTGGCTCATCGTCCACCAGCTCCTGCCCCTCATCTTCGTCGCAACCTACGCGATGACGAAGAAGAAGGCGGTCATCGCCGTGGTGTCGAGCATCTTCCTGGTGCTCGCCCTCTGGCATGTCGCCTATGTCCCGGCCGACGTGAACGAACCGATCGTGCAGGTCCAGAACTCCGAGGACATGCGGGAGGTAATGGCCCTGATCGACGCCTCGAACGCGACGGCGATCGCCTCCGACCGCTACTGGCCGCTGCCGTGGTACTACCGCGGTGAGAGGGCAGAGAAGTTGAGTTATTACGGGCGGAAGATCGAAGAGAGCAATTTCAGGGACGGGAAGTTCGACGTGGTCATCGCCTCGGACCAGGACAGTTATGATTCTCTCCCGGGCTTTGAGAAAAAGACCTACAACCTCAACTACTGGTTCTCGTGGTACGACAACAAGGACCGTCTCCTCCAGTATTACTTCCTCCGTGACGGGAAGATGGGGAACATGAAGCTCGATGTCTTTACGAGAAACGTGACATCGGCCTGA